One window of Quercus robur chromosome 5, dhQueRobu3.1, whole genome shotgun sequence genomic DNA carries:
- the LOC126724774 gene encoding uncharacterized protein LOC126724774 isoform X2, whose product MPRNKRNPRRRKKMNLKDFIVADLRTKLITCWNWGIRKKRCYFEDDKERAKKVREEEDDKESGRMLGQRMSGPSRQRRMSGPSQKGKRAREEEDDKEIAKKARGEEDDKKESGKRSRGGVRNESEKQERGCQVQAKGGCQFQADQVQDRGCQVQARAS is encoded by the exons atgccAAGAAATAAGAGAAATCCCAGgcgaagaaagaaaatgaatctGAAAGACTTTATAGTTGCTGATCTACGCACAAAGTTGATCACATGTTGGAATTGGGGGATTAGGAAAAAG AGATGCTATTTTGAAGATGATAAGGAGAGAGCGAAGAAAgtaagagaggaagaagatgataaGGAGAGTGGGAGGATGCTAGGCCAGAGGATGTCAGGTCCAAGCCGCCAGAGAAGGATGTCAGGTCCAAGCCAGAAAGGGAAGAGAGcaagagaggaagaagatgataaGGAGATAGCGAAGAAAGCAAGAGGGGAAGAAGATGATAAGAAGGAGAGTGGGAAGAGATCAAGAGGAGGAGTGAGAAACGAGTCTGAGAAACAAGAAAGAGGGTGTCAGGTCCAAGCCAAAGGAGGATGTCAGTTCCAAGCCGATCAAGTTCAAGACAGAGGATGTCAGGTCCAGGCCAGAGCCAGTTAG
- the LOC126724774 gene encoding uncharacterized protein LOC126724774 isoform X1 — protein sequence MPRNKRNPRRRKKMNLKDFIVADLRTKLITCWNWGIRKKEQRCYFEDDKERAKKVREEEDDKESGRMLGQRMSGPSRQRRMSGPSQKGKRAREEEDDKEIAKKARGEEDDKKESGKRSRGGVRNESEKQERGCQVQAKGGCQFQADQVQDRGCQVQARAS from the exons atgccAAGAAATAAGAGAAATCCCAGgcgaagaaagaaaatgaatctGAAAGACTTTATAGTTGCTGATCTACGCACAAAGTTGATCACATGTTGGAATTGGGGGATTAGGAAAAAG GAACAGAGATGCTATTTTGAAGATGATAAGGAGAGAGCGAAGAAAgtaagagaggaagaagatgataaGGAGAGTGGGAGGATGCTAGGCCAGAGGATGTCAGGTCCAAGCCGCCAGAGAAGGATGTCAGGTCCAAGCCAGAAAGGGAAGAGAGcaagagaggaagaagatgataaGGAGATAGCGAAGAAAGCAAGAGGGGAAGAAGATGATAAGAAGGAGAGTGGGAAGAGATCAAGAGGAGGAGTGAGAAACGAGTCTGAGAAACAAGAAAGAGGGTGTCAGGTCCAAGCCAAAGGAGGATGTCAGTTCCAAGCCGATCAAGTTCAAGACAGAGGATGTCAGGTCCAGGCCAGAGCCAGTTAG